The following DNA comes from Emys orbicularis isolate rEmyOrb1 chromosome 13, rEmyOrb1.hap1, whole genome shotgun sequence.
AATGAGTGTCCCCAAAACTCACTGCAACAAGAGCCCGTCCCTAGAGGGGTAGTTGTCAGGGCACGGTGTCTAGTCAGCCCCAGGTGCCTTAGACAGCTCTGCTGTATGCAGGACCCTCTCCTTGGGGCGTGAGGCAACCTCTGGCGAGAGAAAGTGGCTACCACCTACCAATGGGCAGAACTCCTGTGATGCCAAAATGGCAGTGCTGTCTCAGTCACTGGGAGCATGTCAGGGCTTGTCCAGAGACAGGGGAGATGGCACCATTGAGAATGGTAGGACTTCAGCCCTGCAGAAATTACTTTCCAAGGGCCCTAATGGAGTTAGGCACACAAATCCCTTTGAAATGGGAGTTGGTTGCTTAACTCTCTTAGATGCCTATGAGAATCTCAGCCTGGAGAGCCACTGGTATTCTGTCATGGTAGGTTCAATCTATGCATTTCCATCGGAAACAGATCCCACATCAACAGAAATGCACTGGATGGATGGGAAACCCCAGCTGAACCTTTGTGAGCCGCTGCCGTAGTTGTAGGTGCTGTTGTAGCTACTGTAAATAGATGTTTTGGCTCTGTGTGTATGTTCTCGCTGTGTGCTGCACTGGCTCTGACCAGGTAGCCAGTATAGCAGACTTTGGTCAAACTTCCCAATAAAACCACCAGACTCCAGTTCAGTAGCGAaggcactcggccaggtttattgccgacAAAGCACGGTCCTAGTTGCCCGGATGAATATCTATAGTTACACCAGAatatgtatgcctgtgacaatggataTGGCTCAGTGAACAGCGGGTATTTCCGTTCCCTCCTAGGCAGGACAAAGATACCCCCTCTGCGACTCTTCTTTTATATACTAATACAAACAAGTTTCGTATTGCCACTCTGACATAGTTTGTTACCACCCAATATCttatcaaaacaactctatccatcttACTGTCATCCTAACCTTACCTTTAAGGGGTCAGAATGTTCTTCTTATCTTTGGGGAGTGTGCTTGTACCATTCTTGGtattggggtgttctggtaccatcccTCTGGAATATGTTTACGTGACTGCTTAGTGCCTAGGACTGCTTCTGTTTTTGCAATAATGGGAAAGTTTATATATCAGAGAGTGAACCTGTAAGAAGCCATATTTTGTAACATCCTACTTCTGCTCACAGACTGACTTTGCTTTATAGCAGAAGGgcctgaattctgttcagtcctTAGACCTTATGTCTCAGGTTCCCTCTACTACAGCCACTAATGTTGCAATCAGGCTGTTCTACAATTTGGTTCTCAGTGGCTATACTTTGGAATAGCGCACACCTAGCAGTAGGTAAGAAATAAGGAAAGGTGTGATTAAGCTCTCTAAGGTCATTAGGGGGCAGAGGAATGGAAAAGATGTAGTGGTGTTGCCCAGTGGATAGCAGCCAAAGTGGAAGGGCAAGAAAGAAGATGGTATGTTGCCAAATGACCACCTGAGGGAAGTGGAAAGGGAGGTGAATTTGAATAACGGTGTATAAATGGTGAGGATTGGGCCCTGAAGAGAAAAGGATCTCTGCAATATGTAATGAACTGTGGATAGCAGCAGATGTTGTGGAGTGAGAAATCGGCTGTTATACTAAATAATGGTCAGCAGGTGATATGAGTCAAGAACTGGAAAGATGCAGCTATGATAGCAAGAAGAATCCACTAGAGGACAGCAAAGAAACAGGCTGCCATGCTGGGAAATCAACAATAGATGGCAGTAGAGcagaggaactgaggggggtgttAGAAATACTGACTAGTGACCAATAGATTTTTGTAGCCAATAGAATACTACTAGAAAAAGGGCCACTAGGTGACAGCATATATTGAATATTAATAACCGGGTGGGGCAAGTACATTATAACAGGTCATCATCTTTGACAGGCATCTCCCAAGAATGTAAGCTGGTGTTTGTTCATGATCTAAAATCTTTTCCACGTGGAATCATTAGACTTAATAAAAGATACAATTATACAGGTCACACTGTACATGTCCCATTGGGCATTGTTAGCTATAAAGCTTTGGAGACAAAAAATCAACGAAGTGGGAGAAAGGTTGAAGTGCGACCGTACTAAAAACTGTGAAGACCGAATACAAATATGAGGCAGCATTTGCACTTTGTAAATCCAAGAGGAAGCTCATTGCTCAAATGTAGATGAAATGCACCTGCTCATCCCTTCAGGTAACTGCAGGTCTCTTCACTGAGAAAATCCAGTTTCTGCAGAAAGAGGAGAGACAAGAACCTCAGCTGAGGATCCTGAATCCTGGCGGCTGAACCCTGAGAAATAAGAGCTCATCGCTTCAAGCTTGGACTGTGCTGTGGTTACAGGTGAGCACCATCTTCCTGACTGTATTTCTATACCACTGCAAACAGAGGCATGAATGTGTTTTGTGAATATTAgatggacaaggtgggtgagataatatcttttattggaccaacctctgttggtgaatgAGAGAAGCTTTTAGCAGTTTTAGCCTCACCGTCCACCGCAGTGCCAGTCAGCATTGATAGCACCATTTCACAGAGATGGAGGCTGAGATCCATGTCTTGTGACAGGTCCTCAGTTGGGGAACTGCCCCACTAACACAAATGGAGATACCTTGAATTATATCAGCTGGGGATCAGGCTCAGTGAGTCGCCCAAGAGGGTGGGGAGTGGTGAAGGAGTCTTACTAGCCCAGATCAAACATGCCAGATTATTTCTAGACTCTGAGTTCAGGGACAAcatcttccacccccacccccaaatgaatTTCTTGTTCCTGTATTATCATCCCATACTCATTAAGAAGTGGGGAGGGTCACTCCCCATTTAGGGTTGCACATCAGCCTGGTTCTGTCCCATGCTAAGATCCACCCTCCGAAGAGCTGTATTTTATTACAGCTACAGTTAACGTTGGGAAACAGAAAAGGCATTGCTAGTCCCTGACCCCATCACCACCATAGGAACTAAGGGAGAATTTACTCCACTTCCGAATTTATGGCATAAACTGATCTCTTTTGAGGGGGTGAAAATTATTCCTTCTCCTACAAGGCACTGAAATGCTGAATATACTAGGATATATGGTATATTAATTTCCATTAATTGTAACCGGAGATCAGTGCCTAAGGACACTAGACTGGGTTGGAAATCTCAGTCCAACATTTTAGTTGATGTATTTATTAATGTTGACTCCTAATCATGGCATGATTCTGTCCATTGCCAGAAGTGAAGTACAGCATTTAAGCATCATTGTTAATCTCCTGTATGTCACTAGAAGGAATATGACAGTAGATAAAGAAATGGTCTGATCTGTCATATCAGTACTCGGTTACCAGAGAAATGGCCTGTTATATTAGTCATAGTTCTGACATGGCAGAGGGAGATCTACCTGGACACCAATGTTCTGTCCTCGGGCTGAGACTCCTGGCACTTAGCTCTGAAATCTACATTTAGCCTTAAAATTTCAGCCTGTAaccaggagaggaaggggagttTCTGAATATTTATGCAATTAAATCATGAACTTTTAACTATGTTTTTCCAATTCAATTGCCCAGTTTGTTTTATTGTTCCAAGACTAAACCCATGGAAGATAGAGACTGGAGAAATCAAACAGCTGTCATGGAATTCATCCTCCTAGGATTCAGGGAACTCCCTGACctgcaaattcttctcttcctgatgttcctagtgatctacatcGCAACCGTGACTGGGAACATTCTCATCACTGCACTAGTTGTGgatgatcagcaccttcacactcccatgtacttcttcctggggaacttgtcgtgcttggagacctgctacacctcaaCCATCCTGCCCCAGATGCTGGCCaatctcctgactggggacaaaaCCATCTCATTCAGTGGCTGCCTCTCACAACTGTATTTTTTTTGTGCTCTACTATGTACAGAATGCTATCTCCTAACAgcaatgtcttatgatcggtatttagcaataTGTAAACCCCTGCACTATTCAACTCTTATGAATAACAGGTTTTGCCTCCAGTTGGCTGCTGGGTCCTGGTTAAATGGTTCTTTGGCTAGTACCATCTTTGTCTTCTTCCTATCACAGTTAACATTCTGTGGCccgaatgaaattgaccatttctattgtgatGTCATCCCATTCATGGAACTGTCCTGCAGTGACACACACTGGTTAGTATTGTTTCATTTCATACTATCCTGTGTATTCATCCTGCCTCCATTCCTACTAACCCTGACATCCTACGTGTGCATCATTGCCagcatcctgagaatcccttccaccactgggagacaaaaggccttttccacctgctcctcccatctCATTGTGGTAACAATTTACTATGGAACCCTAATGACTGTCTACGTGCTTCCGAAATACAATATATTAAGCCTACTAAACAAAGTGCTCTCTCTTTCCTACACAGTCATGACTCCACTGGTaaatcccctcatctacagcctgagaaacagacaGGTCAAGGAAGCCTTGAGAAAAGCAGTCAGTAAATATGTGGCTTTCACAAAAACGTGCTGAGACTTAACCTGAGGTTTTCAAGCTGCCTGGGTGATTTAGGCAATCAGCCCCCATTGATATTAAGTTGAAAACTCCCATTGGAAATCTCAGCACtaatatgaaaaaaattgagatAATCTGTATGGAGTTACTGAGACAGAATGTTTATGTTTCTGTGCTGTGTCCATGTAACCCAACATATAGGAAAGGGCAGTTGCGGACAGCTCTGTCACTCTCTCATGTTCAGCACTGATACACCCAGTATGATGGTATTTTTCTCCATGGCCTTGGCTAAATGTTCACCCTGTGGGATGAACTTGTACAGCGTCTGAAAATGCACACAGCTGACATTGTGTAAGGCACAAAACCCACTAATTATCCAAGTAAATCCCTGTGTATATCCCCTGTTCATTGTTTCTCTATGTTTATAGGCGCCGACTTTCCCGCTTTACCGTGGGTGCTCGCCCCCCCCCTgcctccggccccacccccactccacccttttcatga
Coding sequences within:
- the LOC135888349 gene encoding olfactory receptor 6N1-like; amino-acid sequence: MEDRDWRNQTAVMEFILLGFRELPDLQILLFLMFLVIYIATVTGNILITALVVDDQHLHTPMYFFLGNLSCLETCYTSTILPQMLANLLTGDKTISFSGCLSQLYFFCALLCTECYLLTAMSYDRYLAICKPLHYSTLMNNRFCLQLAAGSWLNGSLASTIFVFFLSQLTFCGPNEIDHFYCDVIPFMELSCSDTHWLVLFHFILSCVFILPPFLLTLTSYVCIIASILRIPSTTGRQKAFSTCSSHLIVVTIYYGTLMTVYVLPKYNILSLLNKVLSLSYTVMTPLVNPLIYSLRNRQVKEALRKAVSKYVAFTKTC